From the Manis pentadactyla isolate mManPen7 chromosome 15, mManPen7.hap1, whole genome shotgun sequence genome, the window ATTATTCACAGCATTGGGCAGGGGATAGGTGGGGGAAGGTTCACTGCCTCCCTCAAATTTGCTACATTTTTTGAAAGGACTCCAGAAAAAGACTTCTTCCCCCAACACCATAAACACCGAGCTCTCTCGCACACTGGGGACCTGCCCCAGCGGGAGGTCAGGGGAGTGGTTAATGCATTTTCAAAAGTTCAGAGGAAGCTGTTTAAGCGTCCTCCAGTTCCCTACGGCGCCAAGTACAAGAGAAATGGCCCCCCTTGAGATCCAGCTGATCAGTACTGGGCAGTCACTCAGAAACGGAGATGCGATTGAAGATGGGGAGTCGCCGGGGGGCTGCAGGTGGTTGGGGTGGCCCAAAAACCCCGGCCTCGAAGACAGGTGAGTCAGATCCCCCCAGGCTGCTGCCGCTGCTGGCATATTCATCGGGATCAGATCCCAAGGAGTGTGCAGAAGGGCTCCGAGCCAGGCCACCCACGGGCCCCCAGAGGCTGCTGGGGGTGGCCCTTCGGCAGGAAGGGCAGCAGGCTGGGGTGGGGTCCCTTCGGGCCACAGGAGTCCCAGGGGCAGCAGAGAAGGCAGAGGGTGAAAGTGGAAGATCcccaggtggtggtggtggggagttgGAGGGCGAGAAGGAGCAGGAGGACAGGGAAGGGCCTGCCAGGCCTGCTGGTGGTGGTGAGGTTCGGCGGCCAGAGGGCAGGCCTGAGAAGCTGATGCTCTGGCGCAGGACATGGGGGTGGCCCGGGGCAGCCTGGTCCTCACTAGGATTGTGAATGAAGTGGCAGCGCGATCCGTAGGGGCAGCGGCCCTGGAGGTAGAACTTGTGGCAGAGTTCCGTTTTGTACTTGGGGTGGCGACTAGCTTGGCGCAGCTCGCCCAGGCCATGGGCGAACTGGCACTTAGCCCCATAGCGGCAGCGCCCGCTCTCTGAGAAGGTCCGACATAGCTCAGTCTTGTAACGGGATGAGGTGGTGGGGGTCGCAGTAGGTGAAGTGGATGAGGGCGACAGCTCAGGGCCTGGGCGGGGAGCCAGGGGTGCGAATCCAGGGGGTGGGGGCACCCAGCCGCAGCTGCGACCCTCCACCAGGCTAGTGGATCGTCCAGGCAGGCGAGCTGGGCTGGAGTCAGATGAGCTGAGGCTCCAGAGTCCGGAGGAGGCCCAGCCTGGGCTGGACTCAGTGTCTCCGTGGTCGGATGACAGGTCAGGGCTCAGCGACAGGAGGCTCTGCGGGAATTGGGATCGTTAAGACACCGAAAATAAAGTGTGACGCCCcgccctggctgcagggcacctAAGAGCTTGCCAGTCCGGTTTGTAGGTTCCGGGCCCGAACCCCACCTGCCCACAGAAAATCATGGGTTTCTGGATTGCACGCATCCCGATTTGGAGGTTCCAAATTTATTCCCTACTGAAGCCTATCCCGAGCCCCAGGAATGCCGGCTCTCCCGGCTGATCAAGAGGTAACCCTAAAATCTAGGCACATCACTATCCTCTCTGATCTTGAACCTTTGGGTACCTTGGAAGCTGACCCCGTGCATCGGGTTTTCTCCAGTTTCACAACTGTACGAACAGGCAACGTTAACCCAAGCGTTGGTTATCTCGTCGGATTTAGAGTTTCCGGAGTCCTCCGGGTCAGGGAGTAGAGACAAATCGGCTTGCCCTCACCGCCAGACTCCAGCCCCAGAAACGCCTCCGCGCAAAACCGCGCCCTCGTAACTACTAGGGAGTAAGCCAGGTGTGGGGCCATTTCCGCCTCCCCACAGCCTAGTCTGAGACAAGTCCTCCAGCTTTCCATTTCAAAAAGCCACCCCACTCATATTTGGGCCGAGACCCAAAAGTTGCAAGCACCATTTCACCTCCAGAGAATCACAGTGATGTGAGAAAGGGAGGTAGGGACCCTGGGCCGAGTGCACGGCGCAAAAGAGCTCCAGTTAGAAAAGGGAGCCAGAAGTCCCGGGCTGGAGTTTGCGGCGCTAGAGAGCTCTAGTTTAGGAAGGGAGTCAGGCATGCGGACCCGGGGTGCCGGTCTGTGGGGGCTCACCTCGTAGATGGCGGTGAGATCCATGGCGGCGGAGACGGCCGATCGGCTGAAAAGTCGGCCGAAGGTGGGAGCGCTGAATTCAGGCTGCGGTTGGTTGGCCGAGCCGGCGCTTTTATAGAGCTTGAGGGGGCGGGGCCAGGGCGGTCTCTAGGTGGGCGGGGCCAGAATAGGCGCTTCCCGGACACGGGCCCCCAGCAAGCCCCGCCCAGTACTGGATGGGTTCCTTTCCTCCCGGCCTCACGCCCGGGACTCGCCTGATCCCGGCCCGTGGGGTGCCGTGACCTGGCTGGGTGTATGTGGAGCTGGGGGGTGTCGGCCTAGTTTTTAAGGCTGGAGACTCAGGCGCAGAGAACGGAATCCGGACGGGTCGGGGTCGGGAGCAGGGTGCTGGCATCCCGAGGGAATTGACAATGGTCAGAGGCCGAGAGGGCGTGCTCGTGAGACAGACGCACTCGCGCAGGGAAAGacgcagagagagaaatagaaagacCCAAAGAGAAGAACAtacagaaagacacacacacactgggaaatgtacagagagagggagagacggaGAGGCGGGAAGGTGGGGAGGCAGAAAAGACGGGACAGAGACAGGCCTGGTGGGAAATTCTCTGCTGAGATCTGCCTTCCTGGCTTGGTCTTGCTCCCAAACAGCACAGATCCAGAGACCAACACTGCCCTCCCGGTCCCCGCTTGCGGAAGATGTGGTCCCAGATACCTCAAGACGCTGGAAAGGGGCCTCTTTTCCCAATTCCAGGGCCACTGCTGCCTCTCACGCTCACGCAAATAATGGCACTTCTGATCACCTCCTCTGGGTGTTTaaagtactttacatatattaactcgaGGGGTATTATGCCCACTTCACACACGGGAAGAAACAGAGGCCAAGTTACTCTCCTAGTACTCGTTTAGTAAATAGCAGCAACCTAATACCAGGGCCTTAAACTGTGTTAGGAGTGTTGCCCTCTTAGAAGACTCAGGATTGGAAAGGTGGAGATATTTTAACATGGTGAACGGTTGCTTTGATGGAAAGGTTTTCAGATGGAAGAAATGGGTCATCCCCAACTGATGGTCGGTTGGGTCTTTTATAAAGGGTGTGCCTTGAGAGAACTAATAATTTGCGGGGATCAGTCCCCACACTGGTAAGTCTTTTATTGTTAAGAGGTTGCTCTGAGTGAAACGTTTAAGATCTGGGAAGAAAAGTTATCTTTTAAGGGGGTCTTGGGAGCTGGCTGCCCTGAGTGCAAATATGGGGGTAGAAATCATTGTCACCGAGTGCAGTTACAATGGCGGGAGGTTCATTCTTGCAGCCTGCTACTGCCGGCTTGTCCTGAGGTGGGAAGATTCTGCCAGGGACGCCGACTTTCCTTGTCGAACAGCAATGGGGGAATCCCTGGTGTCGCGCTTTCTGGGGCCGAGGGGCCTTCCCGGCCAGTCCCGTGAGCTGGGGCGGCTGCGGGCGGCTCTGGCACGGTTGCAGCCTCCCGCTCGCCCGTGACTCACCCGCAAGGGGCGGGGGAAGGGGGCTTCCTGGAAGCCGTGACGAGGAGGCTCGGCCCGGACGCCCGGGTTCCTCTCTTGTAACTAGGGCTTCTGTCGCCTGTAAACAGAGCCTCGAGGACAACGGGAAAAGGGGGAAAGGGGCGGTACCTGGCACCCGCCTCTTGGCTGGGTTCCAAATCCCTGTGTTGCTAGTGGGGCTAAGGCGGCGGGAAATCGGAAGGTGGGGGGACACCCTGGATCCCCGGAGTCCCGCTCGACTCTGACCGCGATCCTGAAGGAGGGAATTCTAGTTTCGATTCCCCGGAGACAGGGAGCATTTCCCATCCCTGAGTCAGGCcgaccccctcccctctcccatctGCTGAGTCATCGGCCTGACAGCCAGGCCACTTGGGATTGGGCGACGCTCGGAAAGGCTGGAGAAGGGCTCTGCGCCGGGCAGGACGGACCACCCACCGAAACACAGACGGGTGGGAATCAGGAGCCCGGGTCTCGGCCCCTCTTTGCTCGTATATCTAGGGGTCCGAGTCTCCTAGCCACTAACTCGCTCAGACCCAGGCGACCAGGTTTCCAGCCCCTCCTACATCGGACCCAGGAGTCGGGGCCCCCAGCCACCTTGTCTCAAACGCTGGCATCGAGTCCCCAACGCTCTTCTCCCTTCGATTTAGGAGTCTGGCTCCCATCCCCCTCCTACCCCTTCCCGGCCTCGGGCGTCCCAGGCTGGGAGGAAGTTCAGGGCGGGACTCCTCCCCGCTCCCCACGTAGCCAGCGGGAAAATCCGTGGCCCCCACGGCGGCCGGGAATCCCCTCTGGAATGACGGTGGGGAAGGGGATGGCCGGGGTCCCCCGCGAGGAGCAGGGGGGCCTGTTCTGGGCggcagggggaggggggaaggGCGGAAACCAGAGCGGCTAAAAATACAGCGAGCACTTCCGGCCGAGGGGGAGGGACGGAGAGTATAGAGTTTCCAGAAAAACAAGCGAGGACGGGAAACGCGGGGGTGTGAGAGCCGGTGCGAGTGCGCGGGCGAGCCGGGGACCGTACTCGCGGCACGTGTGTCTGGGCCGTGTGCGCGCCTGGCGACTGCCTGGGCGGGAGCGGCCGCCGAGTGAGCCGGGGGTGCGCGCTGCTGCGCGGGCCAAGCCGTGTGTGTAGGATGTTGTGTGAAGCGTGGGTGCACCGCAGGTGCGAGTTGTGTGCCCTGGAGTGACTGGGTGTGAGGGGCCTGGTGTGGCTGGCATGCCGTTGGGGAAGTAGATGTTGGGCACAAATGTGCCCAGTTTCCTGTGTGAGGTCTGCATATTTACAGTACCTCCTGGCAAGGCTGTATGAATAAACGTGTGAAACCGCCTGTGCCTTTGTGATTGACTGTAGTGTGTACTTTACCCTTGTGGGTGAGCCCAGTGTACTTAAAACTGTCTTGGAGGTGGCATTCATGAGAACGTGTGATTTACATACCTACCTGCATGTCTGTGTGTAGCTCTGAGCCTGTGTTCTGGAGGAAGCGTGTGTTAAGCCCTCAAAGGTGCTGTGAGGGAGGGCATGACTGTGCCTTCACATCTTGGAAGCAATGTATAAGCATCTGTGAGACTGCAGGCAGCTGTGGCTGTGTATAAGGCCCCTATAGCTCAGTGCGTACATAGTGTGCCCATGTCTGTCCTTATTTGGGGGTGTCACTGAGAACATGGGAGACCAGCATCTGGATGTTGTTCCACTGTAGCTCAGTCACAAGGCAGTGAAACTGGTGACCTTTGGTTCGTGACATCTAGTGTGTATGATGTGGAAGAGAGCTGGTGCATTCACTGCTACCTTGAGTCACCTCTGTGCAAagcagacacacacaatcacacctgAGCAGCCTTACCTTTCCCCAGCCACAGCAGCTTTTGATAATGTTGGGCTGAGTCAGCCTGTGATGGGCAAAGTCTGCAATAGAGATTGCATGGTAGTTGGTGGTTAGAAGGGTTCTATGTTCACATGGTTGGGTTGTTCCTGTAGTTTGTGGCACTGTCATGCACTGTTCTGTAGTTTGTGGGCTCTGCTCTTCTCTGCTGGGGGGGAGGGATGTCATGTGCCTCTGTCCCAACGGTATATTGTGCCCTGTGTGCCAGTGCATCTCACATACTCCCTTCACTGCAGTGTACAGTTGTGTCCCAGGCTGTACAATCTCCCTCTGGGTCTAGTTATCTAGTAAAAACCTCTATCAAGGTCTTCCATGACAATGACCTGTACTTCTCTTAACTCTGCCCCTGTACTGTGGTTCAGTTCTCCACATTGTTCCAGACAAATCAGcacattcctgcctcagggcctttgcacttgccattCCTTCtccctggaatgctctttcctcAAATGTCCATATGACTTTTCCCTCTTCTTCAGGACCTATCAAGGATTTttagactattaaaaaaaaaaagaacccttgtCATTTAACAAATTATACATGTAACATCTATTTATAGGTCATAATAGTGAATACTCATGAACCACTACCCAACCTAAGTTCTCAAACTTTGTTTTTCCCTATATAAATTTTGCATTTATGctaagatttattcctaagtattataCATTTCTGTTATTACCTTTCTCCACTTTTGATCTCACttctctgctttttcttcttGGAACTACTATGCTTTACCACAATTTACTTTCACTGGAGTATCAGTTCCAGGAAGGCTGGGATCTTTGGTTCATACTACACAGGTCTTGGCCTACACTAAAAGCTGAAaaatatctgctgaatgaatTTTGCTTCCTGGTGCTCTCCTTTGTTGAACTGTGCATCCATTAAGCCATTGCCCACATCTTGGTCATCTCCCTGGACATGGTTTTCGGCACCACTGGACTCTGAATTACAGCTACTGGGATGTTAGGCCTCCatatgtgtgtgatgttgacttcacCTCAGGGCTAGCAGTACCTCAGTCCCCTGGGGGTGTGTGTCCATGGTCTGGCGTATCTCCACCAGTATATGGCACGTGCTCCCAGACTAGAAGCCAGTGGGCTTTTCTGTGGAAGGAGTGTACTTCTGATTGCACACAGATAATTGCATCACGTTAGTTAGAGATACAACTTTACTCTTGTATTTATTGGGAGATTAAATATGGTTAAGGAGATGTGTATGGGTGCCAAGATGACAAAGACTAGATTATGATGGTCAGTTTTATGTGCCAACTTGGATACACCTACCATCCCAGCAAATACTCATCTACATGTTGCTGTGAAAGTATTTTGCAGCTGGGATTTGTGAATCCTAGATTTGGGAAAGTCAGGTTGGGGGCTGATTCAGTCAGCAGAAGGGCATAGCTGTGGCTTCCCAGAAGACATCCTGCTGCTGCGGACAGCGGTGTTAGCTACTGCTCCAGAGATGCGCTGCCCTTCCTAAGGGCCTGCCTTCGATGCTGACActccagggagaaggggatggaccTTCCCGGGGTGTACACAGCCATGTACACACATACGGCTGGCCATTTCCCTGGACTCCAGTGCCGGGACTTAGGCTCTTGGTGAATCACCTGTCTCCACAGTCTCGGGGTTTCCTTACAGATGTAGGGTCTGCATAGAAGGCCTCTGGGCGGTGACATGGGAACCAGGGCACAGAAGGTGTTAGGTGGGGCAGTCCTGCAACCAGGCTGAGTCACTTGAGCTTTTTACACCCCAACAGCTGAG encodes:
- the ZFP36 gene encoding mRNA decay activator protein ZFP36; this translates as MDLTAIYESLLSLSPDLSSDHGDTESSPGWASSGLWSLSSSDSSPARLPGRSTSLVEGRSCGWVPPPPGFAPLAPRPGPELSPSSTSPTATPTTSSRYKTELCRTFSESGRCRYGAKCQFAHGLGELRQASRHPKYKTELCHKFYLQGRCPYGSRCHFIHNPSEDQAAPGHPHVLRQSISFSGLPSGRRTSPPPAGLAGPSLSSCSFSPSNSPPPPPGDLPLSPSAFSAAPGTPVARRDPTPACCPSCRRATPSSLWGPVGGLARSPSAHSLGSDPDEYASSGSSLGGSDSPVFEAGVFGPPQPPAAPRRLPIFNRISVSE